From a single Equus asinus isolate D_3611 breed Donkey chromosome 2, EquAss-T2T_v2, whole genome shotgun sequence genomic region:
- the LOC106833318 gene encoding olfactory receptor 11H12-like: MRTLETTNISGFVSEFILLGFPCDRDIQILLFVLFSFIYLLTLMGNASVIYAVWSSQKLHTPMYILLANFSFLEICYVSSDVPKMLTNIISQTKSISYTGCLLQFYFFFSMCAAEGLFLSVMSFDRFLAICRPLHYPTVMTYRLCARLMVFCWAGGFLWLLTPLTLISQVPFCGPNTIDHFLCDLAPLLALSCAPVPGITLICGIISSLIIFLTFLYILGTYFCVLSVVLQMPSGSGRHKAFSTCASHLAVVSLFYGSVMVMYVSPGSGDYPGIQKFVTLFYALATPFFNPLIYNFRNKDMKEELRKILNVLLWKISKGFKSQI; the protein is encoded by the coding sequence ATGAGGACCTTGGAGACTACTAATATCTCTGGGTTTGTGAGTGAGTTCATTCTCCTGGGCTTTCCATGTGACAGAGACATCCagatcctcctctttgtgctctTCTCCTTCATCTACCTTCTGACTCTCATGGGCAATGCATCCGTCATCTATGCTGTGTGGTCAAGCCAGAaactccacacacccatgtacatCCTCCTGGCCAACTTTTCTTTCTTGGAGATCTGCTATGTCAGTTCTGATGTGCCCAAAATGTTGACCAACATCATCTCCCAAACCAAGAGCATCTCCTACACTGGCTGCCTGCTCCAGTTCTACTTCTTCTTCTCCATGTGTGCTGCTGAGGGCTTATTTCTGTCAGTGATGTCTTTTGATCGATTTCTTGCCATTTGTAGACCTTTGCATTATCCCACTGTAATGACCTATCGCCTATGTGCTAGGTTAATGGTTTTCTGCTGGGCTGGTGGTTTTCTCTGGTTACTGACTCCTTTAACTCTAATATCTCAAGTGCCCTTCTGTGGTCCCAACACCATTGACCATTTTCTCTGCGATCTGGCACCTTTGCTGGCATTGTCCTGTGCTCCAGTACCTGGAATTACTCTGATCTGTGGAATCATTAGCTCTTTAATCATCTTTCTCACCTTCCTGTACATCCTTGGCACTTACTTCTGTGTTCTGAGTGTGGTGCTACAGATGCCCTCAGGCTCAGGAAGGCATAAGGCTTTCTCTACTTGTGCCTCCCACCTTGCTGTGGTGTCTCTGTTCTATGGCTCAGTCATGGTGATGTACGTTAGCCCAGGTTCTGGGGACTATCCTGGGATACAGAAATTTGTGACCCTGTTCTATGCTTTAGCAACCCCATTCTTTAATCCCTTGATCTACAACTTTCGGAACAAAGATATGAAGGAGGAACTAAGGAAAATTCTGAATGTGTTGTTATGGAAAATCTCTAAAGGATTCAAAAGTCAAATTTAA
- the LOC106833319 gene encoding olfactory receptor 11H6-like has translation MRISEASNISGSVSEFILLGFPCRREIQILLSVIFSLIYLLTLLGNTSIICAVWSSQKLHTPMYILLANFSFLEICYVSSDVPKMLANIISQTKSISYTGCLLQFYFFFSMCAAEGYFLSAMSFDRFLAICRPLHYPTIMTHHLCAHLVVFCWAGGFLSILMPAVLMSQVPFCGPNIIDHFFCDLGPLLALSCAPVPKTTLTCATVSSLIIFITFLYILGSYTLVLQAVLRVPAGSGRNKAFSTCASHFLVVSLFYGSVMVMYVSPGSRSHPGTQKFVTLFYCMATPFFNPLIYSLRNKDMKDALKKVLGAPSKEIPKNIEK, from the coding sequence ATGCGTATCTCAGAAGCCAGTAATATCTCTGGGTCTGTGAGTGAGTTCATCCTCCTGGGCTTCCCCTGCCGCAGGGAGATCCAGATCCTCCTCTCTGTCATCTTCTCCCTCATCTACCTTCTGACCCTCCTGGGGAACACATCCATTATCTGTGCCGTGTGGTCAAGCCAGAaactccacacacccatgtacatCCTCCTGGCCAACTTCTCCTTCCTTGAGATCTGCTATGTCAGTTCTGATGTGCCCAAAATGTTGGCCAACATCATCTCGCAGACCAAGAGCATCTCCTACACTGGCTGCCTGCTCCAGTTCTACTTCTTCTTCTCCATGTGTGCTGCTGAGGGCTACTTTCTGTCTGCAATGTCCTTTGATCGGTTCCTTGCCATCTGTCGACCTCTGCATTACCCCACCATCATGACTCACCATCTCTGTGCCCACTTAGTGGTTTTCTGCTGGGCAGGTGGCTTTCTATCCATACTGATGCCTGCAGTTCTTATGTCCCAGGTGCCCTTCTGTGGCCCTAACATCATTGACCATTTTTTCTGTGACCTGGGGCCACTGCTGGCACTGTCCTGTGCCCCAGTTCCAAAAACTACTCTAACTTGTGCTACTGTAAGCTCTCTCATCATCTTTATCACCTTCCTCTACATCCTGGGATCCTATACTTTAGTTTTGCAAGCTGTACTTCGGGTCCCAGCTGGCTCAGGCAGGAACAAAGCTTTTTCTACATGTGCCTCCCATTTCTTGGTGGTTTCTCTGTTCTATGGCTCAGTCATGGTCATGTATGTGAGTCCAGGCTCCAGGAGCCATCCTGGGACACAGAAATTTGTGACCTTGTTTTACTGCATGGCAACCCCATTCTTTAATCCTCTGATCTACAGTCTGCGGAACAAAGATATGAAAGATGCACTAAAGAAAGTCCTGGGAGCACCATCAAAagaaattcctaaaaatatagagaaatga